The following DNA comes from Gloeocapsopsis sp. IPPAS B-1203.
CGCCCCTCGCCCCTCTATCCCCAACCGCGAACGATAATCTAAGACTAATACTGGTAAGGCGATCGCCAAAAAGAGTAGTAACATTGGTGCAAATGTCAAAGTCTGACTCAACGTTCCTGCAACTGCGAGTAAAATTAGCCCGATGACAATCGAATAGCCTAAATCTTTACGACGGGGTAAATCAAAGCTATGACATACCTGAAGTTGAATCAAAAGTTCGGCTAGCAGTACCCTGGTATCGTGTAGTTCACCTAATAAACGTCCAAAAAAGACAGCAAGTGCTGCTAACATTGCGATCGCAATGCAAAACTTAGTAGGAACGTTGCGATCGTGACGGCGATACCAAGCCCAAACTGCGCCGACAATACTCAAAGGTACAGCCCACAAGCTAAATTGCGTTTCTGCTGCAACATCTGTAGCGATAATTCCTACAATGACTAATGCTTGAACAAGCGATCGCAGTAGTCGCGATTCTTCTACTTCGGTTACTTCTCTAGATCTAGGCTGTCGCTGCTGATTCCAACCAGATAGCGATAGCGATATTTTTATTCGATTTCGCTGACGCATTCTGGATGATTTGGTCATATTGAGATAGCAAGTTGATGTGAGTTATGTAACATTTTTAACGAACTTTATTAGAAACAGAGATCGCAAAGTATGTAGCAAGAGAGGATTTTATAAATGATTTTTGTTGATAAAGTTACGAAAAATTCACTGTACCTACTGAGTTTTTACTGTACTTTATTGAAGTTTATAGAGTAAATTGACGACTAATGCTGTAGTAGCATGTTTATCTTATTCAGTACACAAAAATAAGTTAACGAACAATTGCCTCAGTAACCTAGCGCAATCCTACTGATCAATTTATTGATATTTAAATGTTTTTGTTGAATTGTTTATGTAAATGTACTGAGATACAAGCAAATTATTTATGCTTGACACCATTAGGGAATTCTGTTTTGAGAAATTCAGTATAATTACAATCTTTCTACCAGCAGACTCATCACAACGAGCAACCATCTACATTTGCTCGCTAAACTCAAAGGGTAGCAAGAGCTTTTTTGCGCTCGATTATGAGTTTAGACAAACAAATTCAATTATTAATTAATGATGCCCCCCAAGATGGCATTACACCCAAAGTTGTTGCCGCGATCGCACCAGGGCTAAAGCTACTCGCCGAGAGGTTAGGTCACTTACAGTACTATATTCTGCAAAGTTTAGAACAAGAGTGGGTGGTCACAACTCTACGTAGTCGTGATGAACTCCATCATGAAAAGCGTGTTGTTTATGCTTTTCCCACCTTGAAAGATGTTGTCGCATCAGAACTTGAGCCACAACTAATTGCTATCCCAATTCCCGTAACTCTCATTTTGTTTCAGCTGATTGCTTTAGAAACAGTAGACAGTATCATCTTTTTTGAAACACCAGGTGATACAACTAACGGCATTGAAATTCGTCGCGAAGATATGCAGCGTCTGATTCAACTTCAGTTACAGCAATCTTCTCTATCCAATACACCTTCTAACTACATCCCTCCAGATATTGCCTAATATCCTTTTGCTTTAGGGTTGATACAAAGAAGTGCAGGAAAAGTAGAGGAGTAGAGGAGAATACCTTTTCTATCTACTCATAACTCATAATTAGCCAATAGTCACTAATACAACCGACTTAAAACATAATCAGCCATATTAATCAAGGCTTGGCGTGATTCAGAATGTGGTAGATCGTTGAGATGCTCAACGGCTTGAGTGGCGTGCTTGGCAGCTAATTCCCGTGCTTGTTCGAGACCTTTACTGTCTTGGATTAGGGCGATCGCTTGTTCTAAATCGCCTTCTTGAGCGAATTCTCTTGCGATCAAGACTTCTAAATATGGTTTTTCTGCTAAAGCGAATAACACTGGTGCTGTTAGGTTGCCACTTTTGAGATCTGAGCCTACGGGTTTACCTAAAGTGTCTGCCGAACCGGTAAAGTCGAAAATGTCATCGACAATTTGATAGGCTAAGCCTAAGTAACGTCCATAGCTATACAAATGGTCTGCAGTTTCACTTGATACATCGCTGAGTAAACCTGCTGCTTTACAACTATTGGCAAATAAAGTCGCTGTTTTGTAGTAGCTTTTCTTTAGGTAAGCTTCGATAGATAAGCTTGTATCAAATAGAATTTCGCCTTGCTGAATTTCGCCAGCAGCAAAATCCATAATGACTTCTGACAAAAGTTTAACGACGTCTAAATTATCTAAGTTAGCTAAATACCAAGAAGATTGAGCGAAAAAGAAATCTCCTGCTAACACAGCTACGCCATTGCCAAATAAGCTGTGAATTGTCGGAACACCTCGCCGCGTTACAGATTCGTCCACCACGTCATCGTGAATCAGACTCGCAGTGTGAATCATTTCTGTAATTTCAGCTAAGCGGCGGTGACGCAATGTAATGTCTTCATCCAACATAGTTGCTCGCGATACAAGTAGCACAATTGCTGGTCGCAGCCGTTTTCCTCCGGCTCCGAACAAGTGCTTTGCTGCTGCGAAGAGTTTAGGATGGCGCGTACCTACTAACTGAATTAAGTTTTCTGACAGTATCCGTAGGTCTGCTTCAACTGGGGAAAATAGGAAGGTGGCTGAGGTCATGTATAAGCCGACTCAAGCTTTAGTTAAGAAAATTTACATAATCTGTACTCATTTTAAGCTAAGCCTTGGCGTGGGGGAAGTTTTATGAGGAAATCAGCAGAAATTAGGTGAGGGACGAGGAGCGTGGAGCGAGGGGCGAGTGACTAATAGCTAGTTTTGAGTCCTGAAGAGTTTTGAATTTTAAGTTTTGTTAGCGTAGCGGTGCCTTAGCACGTTTTAAATTAAAAGAATTTTCTTAACTCAACACTCAACACTCATAACTCAACACTCACCTGCTCACCTGCTCTTCTTTCGTCACGCAGACAGATTCAACAGTCGGAGTATAGCCCAACCATTGTAAGGAAGACTGCGCAAACTGTTGCGGACAACCAGTAACACAGAAGCGTGTTGGAGAGGGAGGATGCGTACTGCTTAATCCTAATAGTTCAAGTTCCTGAACTGTAGCGGCGACAACATACTCAGCAGGATCGATAAATTTTACAGATTGTGGTAAGAGCGATCGCAGTACTGGCGCTAGATGAGGATAATGGGTACAGCCGTACACTAAAGTATCAATACGTTGCTGTAATAAAAAAGTTAAATATTGACGTGCAACCTCTTTTGTACAAGGGTCGTGAATGCGATTTTGCTCAATAAGAGGCACAAACTCAGGACAACCGACTTGCCAAACTTGGACACTCGGATCAATTTCCAACATTGCCCGTTGATAAGCATTGCTCGCCGCAGTTGCTGGAGTCGCAATTACACCGATCCGTTTACCTTGCTGGACTGCTGCCTTTGCCCCTGGCAAAATCAAATCGATAATTGGGATAGGAAATTCCTTTTGCACAACATCAAGTGCTAGCGCCGAACTTGTATTGCAAGCCGTAACCACCATTTTGACTTTTTGCTGAAGCATCCAGGTGAGAATTTCGCGCATGAATTGGACAATTTCACCAGGCGAACGATTGCCATAAGGAACCCGCGCTGTATCGCCAAGATAAATAATAGACTCTTGCGGTAGTTGTCGGTAAAGCTGACGTAGCACCGTCAGACCACCTAAGCCACTATCAAAAATGCCAATTGGAGCGTTTTGTACTTGAGGGACATACAAATAGGAGACAGAAGTATCAGCCACAGGTTGTTCACTAAATTAAACGAAGCACAGATGCCAAGTATGAATTTTGGCATAAAAGACCAAATTCACCAAAAATAACACACCTATCGCCCAAGATACTGCAAAATCCCGCGTGCGATCGCCTCTGCCATTTGTGATTGATAAGCAGCAGTTCGCAGCCTAGGATTATCTTCACGACCAGTTAGATAACCAATTTCAACGAGAACCGAAGGCATGGAAGATTTGCGCAGCACATAAAATCTGGCACGTCTCACTCCGCGATCGCGAATAGTCACGCGCTGCAAAATGTTGCGATGGATCGCCTGTGCTAAACGCTGACCACTAGAAAAATAATAAGTTTCTAACCCATTGACATCAGGACGACTCAACCCCATTGAATTCGCATGGATACTCACGAAAACATCTGCATTGGCGCGTTCGGCGATCGCGACACGAGGAGCCAAGTCTACAAAGTAATCGGAATCGCGTGTCATTACGACTTTTACGCCTTCTTTTTCCAGAATGGCGGCAATTTGTTTGGATAGAGGTAAAATGACCTGCTTTTCTTGTAATCCCCCAATTCCTATTGCTCCAGGGTCTTTACCACCGTGTCCTGGATCGATCACTACCACAGGACGCTGTTTAGGAGGACTAGGCTTAGCTGGAGGCGTGGCTGGTTGCGGTGGTGTAGTTGCTTGAGGAACTGGTACAGGAACAGGTTGTGGCTCAGGTGGCGGTGTCTGAGCATTTGCAGGTGGCAGTAAGATTGAGTTGGCACGGGAAAGTTGTAAGGCGAGTACGTCCTGTCCTGCTTGATTGAGTTCCCCGATCCGAATTCCTGTTGCAGGTTGTACCCAAATAGCTACTGTGCGCGGATCAGCTTGCTGTAAACGCACTCTTAGCACAGGGCTATTAGAAGTCAATGATGGTCCTCTAACGTTACTCGCTAACTGCGCATTGGGAATCGTAATGCGATACAGTCCAGTAGAACGGTCCCAGCCACCTGTATAGTTGACCTTTTGGCTCGCGCGAATCAACAATTGGGCACCATTAATCGTCAGTTCTGCGGCGTGAATTGTTGCCAAGCCTGACGACGAGGGAGTGTTCGTAGTTGTGTTCTGAGTTAGAGTATTGACAACAGTGTTGGTAGCACTTCTGCCCTGTGGTAAGACTACCAAACCACCAAAACGACTGACTGATGCTTGCCAATCAGGTCCGTTTCTGTCAACCCGCATCGTCATCCGCGTCACGGGCGGTGAATTTTGAACTTGATTCAGTTGAATGCGACTAACACCGTAGCGATTAACTGTCACAGTCGGCTTTTTGCTCAACTGTGGTGCTAGCGAAGCACCCACTAAATCAATATCAATCGTACTGCGATCGCTACTGCGATTCACTTTAACTTGAGGAGTTCCACCGCCACGGGTTCGGACAAACAGCCCGTCTCCTGTAACTTGAATATTTTCTACCTGTACTGTTGCAGTTGTCTGTGGAACTACAGAATTATTGTTTGGACGACTACTGCCTGGCACAATGGCTGATAGCGATCGCTGTGGTGTTACGGATGGTGGTGGGCTAACCGCAATTCTTTCAGGCTGTGGTAACTGTACTGTCCATTGACTTGGTGTTGCTCCTTCAAATTTCACCTTCTCCGGATCGATCTTGTAACCAGGACTTAATTCAATTACTACACGAGCCGTTTGGTCGTCAAATTGACCAACTCGAATACTGCGAATTGTACCGCCAAGCTCTTGTTTTACTGTGGGACGCTCGAGTTTGGTTCCTGGTAAATCGATCACCAATCGCATGGGATTAAAGATGAGTTGTGCTTTTGGTTGAACAGCACCATCCGTCTTGAAGTCCAATCGATTGCGATTAGCATCAAAATTCCACGATCGAAGTTTCGCCGCCTCTGCGGGAGACGATAACAGAAAAATGCTTAAAGTACTGGGTAGTAGCCAGTGAAATCTCACAATGCTTTCTCCTAATTCATCGCATTCATTTCGTGCAGTCTACGTCTCCTCTATCTGCTCTTAATTCACTCCATCACACATTGACATATCTGGTATGCCGCCCTTGAGTATACCTGAGGACAAGTACATAACACGTATGGCGGCGATAAAACTCACTTCACGATTTGAGAGCAGTGAGCTTGAAGACTCAATCTAGACTCAAAGGCGACATACACTAAGTCGTGAACCACAATCAACAGTAGCTAGCTCCAAGTAAAATGACTGGTACAACCGTGACTGTATGGCTGAGATTTCGTCTTGATTGAGCTGAAGGTTTGAGATGCATCCTTTGCTGCTAATAAGGTGACTGATACTGAAATCAGCTTCTCGTCTCAACTTTGGTGGCAAAATCCAGCTTGAGTTGAGAATTTTAGTTCAGCAAATTTATTAAACCTGCGGACGGAGATTGAGAGATTTAAGTTTCCGCTGTAGCCTACAAATTTAAACTGAGAATAAACTTGGAATAAATTTAACTTCAGATTTGTCTAAAATCAATTACTTATTCAGCTCAATTGAAAGTTATTTACCAAAAATCCTTTTTGAGTTTGGGTAAGTGCAAAAAAACTGTCTCGATTTGCTACAGAATCTTGACAGCTTGTATTTACTGCACAGCTAGCTGATGCAGCGCTAAAAACTGAGATTTTTGTCAGTGCTAGACAGCTTTATTAATGTAAAGCTGCTTTCTGCTATATAACTAGCAGCAAACATATTAACAGAATTGTGAGAAGAAAGTAATCGTGGATATTGGCAAAAGAGGAAGCGAACGATCTAAAAAGACTGTCTTGAGGCAAGTACGTTGGGTTATGCTCGGATTTAATTGCTAGTTGACTGAAATACTAACTGACCCAGGTTACTTAGTTCATGTAAGAGAGGATTCTTGATTTTCGATTTACATTAGAGTTTTCACTATAAGTGTCAGGATCTACCTTATTACAAAAGACTTCATTTCTGTTATCATCCTCGGTATCTATGATGCAAAGCCACAAACGCTAGTGAGTATTCAACCGAAGTTACATTACTACATTTGAGTTTGTCCAATCATTCGGTGCTAAAGTCTTCTCATTAGCTGCTGCGAATCATACCTGTCAAATAGAATTATGGAATATTTTGAGCTTATGCAGCATTTGCGACACCAAGGACGCATTGCACTTATCTCAGTTTGTGCGATCGCTTCAGTAGGTTGCTGGTTAAAATTAGGAGTGCAGCAAATAACAATTATTGTATTAACCAACTAGCAAGTATTGGCTATTTCCTAAAAATTCTCCCTCAGTAAAAGGTTTAATATTATCATTAAAATAATGATTTTAGCACCAGATCTTGACAGAATATTTTCTAGTTCTTTACAGCGTTCACTAATATTAATTTTTATCTATAAAACTTGTCATTGAAAAATAATTTCTCGAAAACCAAATTAAAGATAAAATACTTTCCTAACGTTCGCGCCCTGAACCTTACGCTGGAAAAATCACAACAATGAAAGCACTTAATAACAACATATTATTTTCTGTGCTAGCATCTCGAACTCTAAAAATAGTAGGAATTATCCTAATTTTGGCTTTTCTACTTGATTTTGTGATGTTGTTATTTCCGTTTCGAGCACAAACTCAAGAGTGGCAAATTAATTTTGCCACTCAAATTATTGACCGTGGAACAATCCCAATGGTGGGAACAGCTTTGCTCTTAGCTGGTTATTGGATAGAAAATATTGTTACAGATTCTTCTTTAAGTCGCCAATCAGGACTTAACTTAAGATTTCTAGTACTAGTGCTGGCAAGTCTATTAGGGCTACTCTTTCTGCTACTTGCTCCTCTACATATTAATAATATTTTACAAGCAAGAACAGAGGCGATCGCACGCATCAATCAAGAAGCATCGCAAGCCGAAACACAATTGCAAACCCAAATTGCGGCGCAACGAACTCAAATCCGCACTCAGATTTCCGCGATTTTGCAAGACGAACAGCAGGTAAATGCTGCACTCCAAAGTCCACAAGTTCCAGAACAAATTAGAAATATCCTCCAACAGGCAAGAGAAAATCCTCAAGCCCTCGATCAAATCATCGATCAACAACTTAACGCCGATGCACTAC
Coding sequences within:
- a CDS encoding transglutaminaseTgpA domain-containing protein, with translation MTKSSRMRQRNRIKISLSLSGWNQQRQPRSREVTEVEESRLLRSLVQALVIVGIIATDVAAETQFSLWAVPLSIVGAVWAWYRRHDRNVPTKFCIAIAMLAALAVFFGRLLGELHDTRVLLAELLIQLQVCHSFDLPRRKDLGYSIVIGLILLAVAGTLSQTLTFAPMLLLFLAIALPVLVLDYRSRLGIEGRGA
- a CDS encoding N-acetylmuramoyl-L-alanine amidase; translation: MRFHWLLPSTLSIFLLSSPAEAAKLRSWNFDANRNRLDFKTDGAVQPKAQLIFNPMRLVIDLPGTKLERPTVKQELGGTIRSIRVGQFDDQTARVVIELSPGYKIDPEKVKFEGATPSQWTVQLPQPERIAVSPPPSVTPQRSLSAIVPGSSRPNNNSVVPQTTATVQVENIQVTGDGLFVRTRGGGTPQVKVNRSSDRSTIDIDLVGASLAPQLSKKPTVTVNRYGVSRIQLNQVQNSPPVTRMTMRVDRNGPDWQASVSRFGGLVVLPQGRSATNTVVNTLTQNTTTNTPSSSGLATIHAAELTINGAQLLIRASQKVNYTGGWDRSTGLYRITIPNAQLASNVRGPSLTSNSPVLRVRLQQADPRTVAIWVQPATGIRIGELNQAGQDVLALQLSRANSILLPPANAQTPPPEPQPVPVPVPQATTPPQPATPPAKPSPPKQRPVVVIDPGHGGKDPGAIGIGGLQEKQVILPLSKQIAAILEKEGVKVVMTRDSDYFVDLAPRVAIAERANADVFVSIHANSMGLSRPDVNGLETYYFSSGQRLAQAIHRNILQRVTIRDRGVRRARFYVLRKSSMPSVLVEIGYLTGREDNPRLRTAAYQSQMAEAIARGILQYLGR
- a CDS encoding HpsJ family protein, whose product is MKALNNNILFSVLASRTLKIVGIILILAFLLDFVMLLFPFRAQTQEWQINFATQIIDRGTIPMVGTALLLAGYWIENIVTDSSLSRQSGLNLRFLVLVLASLLGLLFLLLAPLHINNILQARTEAIARINQEASQAETQLQTQIAAQRTQIRTQISAILQDEQQVNAALQSPQVPEQIRNILQQARENPQALDQIIDQQLNADALRNQALEQIQQRRQEVEQRAQEQVQSGIGSGIRSLLLSIGYILIGWTGLRNMNSLPPDRPNYTDY
- the murI gene encoding glutamate racemase; protein product: MADTSVSYLYVPQVQNAPIGIFDSGLGGLTVLRQLYRQLPQESIIYLGDTARVPYGNRSPGEIVQFMREILTWMLQQKVKMVVTACNTSSALALDVVQKEFPIPIIDLILPGAKAAVQQGKRIGVIATPATAASNAYQRAMLEIDPSVQVWQVGCPEFVPLIEQNRIHDPCTKEVARQYLTFLLQQRIDTLVYGCTHYPHLAPVLRSLLPQSVKFIDPAEYVVAATVQELELLGLSSTHPPSPTRFCVTGCPQQFAQSSLQWLGYTPTVESVCVTKEEQVSR
- the sds gene encoding solanesyl diphosphate synthase codes for the protein MTSATFLFSPVEADLRILSENLIQLVGTRHPKLFAAAKHLFGAGGKRLRPAIVLLVSRATMLDEDITLRHRRLAEITEMIHTASLIHDDVVDESVTRRGVPTIHSLFGNGVAVLAGDFFFAQSSWYLANLDNLDVVKLLSEVIMDFAAGEIQQGEILFDTSLSIEAYLKKSYYKTATLFANSCKAAGLLSDVSSETADHLYSYGRYLGLAYQIVDDIFDFTGSADTLGKPVGSDLKSGNLTAPVLFALAEKPYLEVLIAREFAQEGDLEQAIALIQDSKGLEQARELAAKHATQAVEHLNDLPHSESRQALINMADYVLSRLY